One part of the Pandoraea faecigallinarum genome encodes these proteins:
- a CDS encoding IS5 family transposase (programmed frameshift): MIRTLLSDEVWARIKSVLPGKEGDPGRTAVDNRWFVEAVLWIGRTGCPWRDLPKAFGRWHTVYMRFSRWRRNGVWERVVHALADETEIRCVLIDSTIVRAHQHSAGAPKKSGPQALGRSRGGLTTKLHLAVDEAGRPLRMIVTEGQVSDISRANELVEHLRTGAVIADKGYDSDAFVNTIRATRAKAVIPPRSNRKTKRRYSRKLYRTRNIVERFFGRIKHFRRVATRYDKLAQNYLAFASLACAFGPLVRM; this comes from the exons ATGATTCGAACGTTGTTGAGCGACGAGGTATGGGCGCGAATCAAATCGGTATTGCCGGGCAAGGAAGGCGATCCTGGGCGAACGGCGGTCGACAACCGCTGGTTTGTCGAAGCCGTCCTGTGGATCGGCCGAACCGGCTGCCCGTGGCGTGATTTGCCCAAGGCCTTCGGGCGGTGGCACACGGTGTACATGCGCTTCTCGCGCTGGCGGCGCAATGGTGTCTGGGAGCGCGTGGTGCACGCCCTAGCCGACGAAACGGAAATCAGATGTGTGCTGATCGACTCAACCATTGTGCGTGCGCACCAACATTCAGCCGGTGCTC CGAAAAAAAGCGGCCCGCAAGCACTCGGCCGCTCCCGCGGAGGACTGACAACCAAGCTGCACCTGGCCGTCGATGAAGCCGGACGTCCTCTGCGAATGATCGTTACCGAGGGACAAGTTTCCGATATTTCGCGCGCGAATGAACTGGTTGAGCACTTGCGCACCGGTGCAGTCATCGCTGACAAGGGTTACGACTCGGATGCCTTCGTCAACACTATCCGGGCTACTCGTGCGAAGGCCGTTATCCCGCCGCGCTCAAATAGAAAGACCAAGCGTCGGTACAGCCGAAAGCTGTACCGAACTCGCAATATCGTCGAACGATTTTTCGGTCGTATCAAACATTTTCGTCGTGTCGCCACTCGCTATGACAAGCTCGCACAGAACTATCTCGCCTTCGCTTCCCTTGCCTGCGCGTTCGGGCCGCTGGTGAGAATGTGA